A stretch of DNA from Syngnathus acus chromosome 1, fSynAcu1.2, whole genome shotgun sequence:
TTTACCAATGAATTGGATCAATTATAAATGGCCCACTCGCATTGAGTATCCCACTCCTGTTTTGATgggtaatttctttttcctcaatacttttttttttttttcctggtctcctttttttggtttggtgACCCCACCCCAATCAATGTGGTTTCGGGGTTGTGCAAACTTCCTGTTCTGTGGTCCAGAACATGGGTGCATAAGGCTTCCCAGAAAGAGCTTGGGACGGTTTTCTGTCCACCCCTCGCAGCTTCCATGCAGTTGCCACATTAACGCCTCAACATATCCGATATGTATCAAGCCACCCCCACAAGGAAGCTAATGAACAGCCCTGCCCAAGACATTAAATCCCATCTTGAACCACATCCTACATCTTGACACATTACCACACATTTACAGTTGCTGTGGTTACATAAATCCTTGCTGGTTGTCAAACAacacaatgacacacacacgcgcacacaaaaaaGTACCCCTGAAAAACATGACGGGATTATGATAAAGGTATTTTTCCCATGACTGCCATTGTCACAATATAATGTCAGCAAATGGTAACATCCGGCTTAAGGTTGTCAcggcgctttttttttttttttttaacctactATTTATAACTCATGTTATTAATCTGTTATCATCAGCAcataatctgaaaaaaaatagaacattaTTGTGTGAGCCAAGCCAGCAACACGAGCTCTAAACTGCCCTTAGTGCGTTTCAAAACAAGCTTTCTTTCTTAGGATCAAATGTAACGCattgcaacaaaaatgaattgtgCAAACCGTAAAAAGTTTGCACTTTACTAAAAGATACACAACATACAAGATGACTTTCATTTCTAATATGAGAGCGCGGTAGCAGAACAAGCGGTGGCTCGCTTCCTTTTGTTCTCACCGCTCTTCATTTGTAGCTGCCACCATTCttatttgacctttgaccttggcCAGAGTGCCACGTGTCACCACAGAGGTTTTTGTCCCAAAGCTGTCCTCGCTGTTCACGTCGCTGTCGCTACAGGAGCTGGTGGCCGAGCCCGCCAGCCGAATGGCCGAATCGGTGGAGTCTCGATTACGCCGGCAGGTTCTCGTTACCGCGGGACTGGTTGAAGGCGGGGAGGCGCCTTGGGATGGAGGAGGCGTGTCACACTGATAAAGAGGCTCCAGTTTGTTGTCCAGGCCGGACGAGTCCATCTTCCGTGGCtcatcctcgtcctcctcaGGGTCCCTTCTCTCGTCCTGTGCTTGGTCGTCCAGCAGGGTGACCAGGAAGTTGATGTACTTGACCGCCAGACGCAGGATCTCATTCTTGCTCAGCTTTTTGTCAGGCGGATGCGTGGGGATGAGCTTCCGCAGTTCTGAGAAGGCGCCGTTCACGTTCTGCTGCCGCCAGCGCTCGCGGCTGTTGGTGAAAACGCGGCGGGCGATTTTTTGAGGAGGACCGGCTgaacgcacacaaaaaaaaagccatcgGAAGATTAGAACTAAAGCAAGGCAGCTTTATTTATGTTGTGCATTTAGTCAACGTAcagcatatatatttttttgtatatactCACAATCATGAATCTCCATCTCAAAGTGCGAGGAAGGTCTTCTCTTAACTCGGACGTTGGAAATGACACTGTAGCTTCCGCCAGAGGTGCCCAAGAAAGAACTGAAGGAAGAAAAtaatcagtaaaaaaaaaaaaacaccaaacacGAGAAAGGTGGATGTTGTTAGTTTGATTGGAGGCGTCATTGATTGCGAGCGCATCGTGGAGAATTTGAGGCCAGCCTAATAAAGGTCACTTAGTGGATGATTGAATGGATGACTCAATCGGACGAGGACAGACCAAGCAGTCGTACAGGGAGCTAATGTGCACAATTCTACCTCTGCTGTGAGAGAAAATCCTTTTTTGGAATCAGGAAGAGTTGCACAGTTGGTAAAGAGGAGCTGCCAGTTTTTTCTTGTCGCATTTAATTGTGCACATTTTTTATGATGTGAGTCTTCAAGTGTgatcaaatataaaacatgGTTAAACATGGaatgtaaaattaaaaagaatgtTTGGTTGAGAGCTTGATGGCTGAGTTGGTTTGCCTGGCTTACAGTTCTGAGAAAGTatgtatgtaccgtattttccggactataagactcacctaaaaacctaaacttttctcaaaagccgacagtgcgccttatagtccaatgcgccttatatatggaccaaattcctaaatttaaactggcccgaagcattgtgtcatgaaatcaatcataagtggcccgctgaagattatcaatcatgaatcaaaaagactatgaatcattattttgtgattataaagtgacttgttgcgtctgaagttgaaattaaaaagataaaatggagaatgatttgatgtggattaaaaatctgacatgatgcattaatggtgcgccttatagtccagtgtgccttatataaggacaaagttttaaaatgggccaatcattgaaggtgcgccttatagtccggtgcaccatatagtccggaaaatacggtatgtatgtatgtatgtcacCTGGAGTAGAATGGATGAGCAGAATGCAGGTACGTCTGAGGCAGCATGGATGGACCGCCTCCTCCACCGGACCCCGGCAAGGCTCCCGAACCATTGCCGGGCAGACAGGCCAGCTGAGTCCGACGCAGCTCCAAGTGAGGAGGCTTATTGGGAATGGGGTGCAGGGCGGTCAGCGGTGGGTTGGGGATGGCGAGAGGGGGCTTGCTATGGGCCAGGCTGATGACGGGGATGTGCGAAGGAAGTGACGATGATGAGGATGTACTTGAAGAAGGTCGAGGTGAGAGGGGACCCAGGTTGGTCTTTACCGGGAGCAGTGGCGGCGGGGATGCAATTGTTGGCGACTTGGTGGGGGAACCACTTGTTACCGGTCCTCCTTGATGCCCTTCTGTCTCCATGACAACGGGCTCAATGCGTTCAGCGGTCAATACGGCCGTCTCTGTGTTTTCGCGGACCTCTTTGTCCTCTGAAGCGCACGACGGGGGCGAGGGACAGGGAAGGGGTTGAGGGGAAGTGTGCGGCTCTGAGGGGTTCATCCTCCCCATCATGGTGCAAACTCAGTGTGTGTTGTCTTTACGACTTTGAAAGATGATGTCGTCTAACATGCTAATGTGCAACACTTAATACACtgcatgtttgctttttgcatttttctctTACAGATTTTTGCTGTCGCTTTTTACGTGACCTACATTTTTCATAATGGCAACTCAAAGTGTCACATAGTTAGCCTTCCACACCAGTACCTTGGTCCacctttattgagccaaggcacatctcttgaaatacaaaaatcCCACCGCACACAGCCAAAGCAAAGAATTCACAAAATGTATAtgtactgaaaaaaaaaatgtgatattGTCACAACTGACGGCCTCTTTAGATAAATCAAAAGTTACTATTTTGTTGGACAAATGGCAGCAGGTGGATACACAGGTTCATCGTCCcatctgccatctagtggcaggGCATTTAATTGTTTGGCCTCTCACCATACGTCGCTAGCATATCtagacattttttgttgtgagtaaacaatcatatttggagcatttaaataaaatccacagtggttgggaatcactgcACTACACAAGAGTGAGAATCATAAACCTCGTGTGCTCTAATCCTCCATTTGCACCGCCACTTTAATTTGGGCATAACTTTTGAGAGTAACTTTCAAACATTGCACTCAAGTGACCCTCAAAGGAGATTTGAATGCAACGTGACCCAAAGTggatttttgtatttgttcttAACACACATGTTGCATTGAGGATTCTCTGACGTGTCAAATGAAtttgtccgtgtgtgtgtgtttgtgttgggaGGATGTGAGTCAAAATCCGTTAAAGCGTTGAAAACGTTCCCGGCTGGCGAAGATTGGATGCATATCAAAGCGTCtgggaaacaaaagaaacacacgTGGGATTTAGGGTATAGTTGGCGTATATATTTAGGGAAGGATCTACAGTCAAGTTTTGCATGCCACGAGGGGACACAAGAATGTGGTGGAGGGAAATGCTGATCACTAATAAAGACATTTCATTGAATTGCTGCAGTGCAAAGGCTTTCGGTGAAGATTGTGAGTCACCATCATCGTGTAGGTTTTGCAATCGAGCTTGTTCCTGTTTTGTTGCCACTTAATGgtcatgacattttattttagacaGTTCCCTCTTTCACAATGAGGCACTGTTGCCGAGCTTGTTGTTTTAGATCAACattgcaaatgaatgaattggaCATTTTGCGCCTTTTGAAATGAGCAAATTGATTTTTATCACatattgtatttcatttataaatAGTGTTAAGTAGTCAGCAGTTTCAAAATGGAAATATTCCCTTGAATAATAATTACTCTCAACTTGTTTTCTCTTTGTATATATAGAACGGTACATACAACAATATAAATCATGAATTTaaattaattgtttttgtttatgatGATTAATTGTAAAGCAAATAATTGTGTGTATATCTAGCAATTGTAGGtagtgtttttattcatcaataTATAATGATACATATTGCTTGCCATGAaatatttatggatttttaaatctatgaaaataaacaaaatacaaaatatagatttaaaaaaataataattatttaggtGTTcacgtaaaataaaaatgctatgTAAATGACAGCTATGCAGATATGTGATGATTACATGTTTATATTGtagcaaaaaaatgaatggctgCAAATTTAGTTTAAATTgctaaatacatttattagaCTATcactcaaatatattttaggcCACAGCTGCCCTAAACAAACAGCATTGGTAGGtaacaaataattgttttggtTAATGTAATGGTTAATACAATTGAATgtaaaaacattattattttttaaaaatttacataaaatgaaaacctcatttttatttttttcaaatcgacataaaaataaaacatacctCTAAGAAAAATTGTAATGTATTGTAATTTCTTAAGATGTCCAAATTATATTGTCTTACTATACTTGTAtttcagaacaaaaaaaatgttttagtgGCTGACTGTTAGGCttgaataatttaatttgtgaCTTTCCAGTCTAACCTATATATGCAAATATATATTCAACTCAGTGTGAAATTTCCAACTCCCTCTTAAAACGGTAAACCGCTAAGAATTCTGAAATTAAAAAGGTAGCATTGAAGCATCTCTTCATGACAGGTGGTCTCATAAATATGCAAAGCAATATgtatataaacaaaaacaatactcACACAAACATGATGAGGCTTGCGAGTCCAGAATTGTGTCATAAAAGCGTTGAGTCTCATGTAATGCCTCATCATCAACGTTTCGTTCTGTATTCGAAACCAAAATTATCTGACACGCGACTCACGCAATGCTTTcttttggaaaagtaaaaaaaaaaagcatgtagATCCAGAAGTGGAGGAACACAATGCTTTTGTGCTATCCAATGAGAGCAAAAGAAGAGTGGAGGCACATTTGGGGATGATGTTGACATTGCTGTCATCCCTCAAgtgctcgctcactcactgtctgtctgtctgtctgtctgtctgttagTCGCCAAGACAACACAATGCTGTAACTGGCTGCCAGTCGGAATGCTGggacgagagagagagagagagagagagagagagagagagagagagagagagagagagatggacagacagacagacagagaagcTGGTAGGTATGAAGGtgaggtgtgtgtttgtgtgtgtgtgcgtgtgtgtgtgcgtgtatgtgtgtgtgtgtgtatgtatgtgtgtgtgtgtgtgcgtgcgtgtgtgtgtgtgtgtgtgtgtgtgtgtgtgtgtgtgtgtgtgttccctgTTGCAGGGAGTTTTCCGCTCCCTGCTGGACAAGAGGATGTGCTGCTACAATGTGGTGGCTGCTGATAAGAGCCTCAAAGCTGCCTGTGGCCTACAGATAAGAGACCTCCACTGCCCCCCACCCACAATACCAACACCAAGTCCCCACCACCACaacaatcacacacacttttcatAACACACAGACAGCTTGAGGTATGCACACGCgtgcgcagacacacacacacgcacacgcttcTCATGGTCAGTAGTAGACTGATTGGATTGCAATCAGCCTACTGCACACACCTTGTTCATACATGATTATGCTCGTGCAGAAAATATGGaagtatattaaaaaaaaaacagcaacttgATTATTGCTTTGACACCCATGTGAAAACAGGAACATGTATGTGATTATACAGTACAATACAGATCTGTTCTAAAAATAAGCAATAGACGTCAATGCTAATGCGACTGTCTTGTTTTAATGTTAGCTATAGCATAGAAGCAATAAAAAGAGCAGGACTCACCTATTGTACAAATACGTGGCAAACTTGCTTGTGCAGTTGAGACAGTTCGGAGAGAGGTCAGTACTATTAATATCTGCAAACAGAAAGCTAGCGCAGTAAGACTTAGGAGGTTTTTAAGAGGTTACGCTTAACCTAATTCTAtgctattgttgttgttttcaaagtttgtaattaccgtattttccgcactttaaggcgcaccggattataaggcgcaccttcaatgaatggcccattttaaaactttgtccgtatacagtataaggcgcaccggattataaggcgcatagaataaataactcaacgttgctcaaatgttaacgcaatcacaatatagtaacacgaaatagtgaaaacaataacaatatatcaataactcaatgttgctcaaacgttaatatcacacaacacacaaaataaacacgtaaagcttactttaataagttagtcctcacccacgaatccatattggtccatatataaggcgcatcggATTATAAGAcgcacttttgagaaaattggaagtttttaggtgcgcctaatagtgcagaaaatacggtattccCTACATACACACTGGTAACCAAAATTCCATCCTATAGCTCCAAAAAAACGAGAGCATGCTAGAGACAAACAGTTTTGGATTCTGCACCCTAAAACAGCTGtcagaaaaaacaatttgtgtgTCTCACAAGATggaacatttttcattcatggAACTTGAGTGGGAATTTGGGATGTGTTGGCATTGAGCACCTGTGTCGCTGATGGCCAATAAGCGTCGTCATCATGGCCACTTTCCTCTCCAACTTCCTTCCTAAATGTGCCTCATCATAGCTGCTCTTTGTTCTCGGGCAAGCGATGGTCGTCTGCTGCTGTCGCAACCTGGAGGTCAGCACCTCTTTTCCATTCCCTCGGTGGTTTCCTCCTCAGACGCTCACCCGCACACACTCATGATGTCCACTCTACTGTAATGTGACCTTGGAGGTCCTGGGAAAGACAAGGCTTTGCTGAGTAACTCCGTGACAAATCTGTCATCAGCACCATACTGTACCCTGTgctcgtcatcatcatcatcatcatcatcatcatcatggctGCACATGAGAGTGCATGTGCAGGTGACGATTGAAAGTCGGAGctagtgtttttttctttggggggCCATGGGGGGGATCAAGTATATCTTAGGTGgcctgtaaaatattttttgtcaaacccattttttttttacaaaattgcTGATTAAGGGATGGatagaaatgtggaaaaaaaccagatgaaaatatccaaattttgctcatttgcatccaaCAGCTGCAGTTCATCTTGATCAACCcatcaacacacaaaaatacatttgggaCTGAAACAAAATCTAGAGAGAATTGACTTCATCCTGCTCATCTTAATCTGACAAGGGGGCgtttggaatgaaaaaaaatatatttgtttaaaaaaaaaagaaagtcggTGTAAACCTGACAGTTGTACATGAGTAAAATCTAGAAGCATTgcaattgattaaaaaaatattaaatattaatctATTTTAGATTAAATTtaaaggacacacacacacacgcacacacacagagcgaAACGAGACACACTCCACCAAGTGGCCATGTTTCCTTTGCAGCATGTAAACACAATTGTGTGCACGGTGATAGTGATCATAGGAGCTAATTGTTTGGAGCAATATTCACGGTGCAATTGATGGAGAAAGTGGCAAACAATGGTGCAAACACTTGCCAGGACACACGCGCTCATTGTCTTTTATTATCTTCATTGTCCTGAACAATTCATAATATGAGTAAAATAAGTAATATTATGGCATTAACCCTTCTGCGCATTATTGTGGTCAGGTTCTAGTTAATCCTAATTCTCAGAgtagcaaagaaaataaattatgactttcatgtaatattttaaaaaatctgttAAAATGATGGCTTTATTATATAAATAGTTGGCTTTatgattaaattaaataaataaatggtcaATATTAGGaccaatttttttcttctttttttttttaaacttgatgAATATTTTCTCTCGATTATTTGAATCCTCCAGAACTGTGACAGCATCAATCGCatgtcgatggtcacacatGGCTCAGTTTCCCAGGATGCACCTGGCAGGGGGCGAGTGAGCGGATGCAGGCTCCAGCTGTTTCCTGTGCACACTTCCTGGTTCGCTTTTAAGAGGCCTGATGGTTGGGCTATATAGTGGAGCTGACAAGGGCACTTGGATTACAGACTTTTCCACATAGGATATGTCTGCCATGGCCACAGGTGGAGGATAGCATCACTAACTTTCACATAAACTGtggattgaaaacaaaagatgcAGGCGCAGGGACATTGACTGAACGATTCAAGGATAAACAGTCTATCTCTCTTTAGACTTCCTTTAGGGGATTTCAGGCTAATGAGAACATAATGGACCCAATCAATTGTTTCCTCGATTGAACACACCCTCTACTTTCCTCATCAACACTTGGACACAAGCCAGGGACGCTGCGCTGAGAAGAACACAGAGAAATGCACTCactggccactttattaggtacatctGATTATGGTACCTGCGGGGGTCAAATGACCTCTCAACTTTGTTTAATatggctcctttttttttttatgtgaatgCCGGTAAAAGTGTAGATTCATAAATAagtgtccctttttttttgcaaacgaTGCCATACAGATAAAAATTGATTATCTGGTGTAAGATCCATTGTTGGTGTGTTGTGAGAGTATCCTCCGGTCACGGTGACACAGTCTTCCTTGTGTCATATTTCTCATCATCAGCACTTGCACGGCCCAAATTCCACCGTTGCATTCGAGTGTGGCTTGTTGTCGACCTCCATCCTGTAATAATAGGAAACGCTGCATCGCTTTCCAACTTTCTCTCACACGCTTCTCTCATTGTCCTTCTGCTCCTTGCTAGCGTGAACTGAAATGTTGTTATATGAAGTATCCGTCCGGCCTTAAGGTTTGATTTTATTACCATATGTGAGACCTAACTCCATTGTAACCACACAAAAGCGCTTGAATGCCAATTGCGTGACTACATTTTCAGTAGGCAGATTTCTGCATCATTTGTTatttgaatataaatacaaGCTTCATGtggtgtattattattattattattattattattattattattattattattattattattattattagggtCGTGGGTGAGCTGCCACCTGGAATCCATGAGGACTGAAAAGTAGCAACAAAAAAGACTGCTTCCACTTTTgagtgaaagtttttttttgtgcaaggTCTTCCACGCAAAATTTAGTTGACTGAATCAAACCATTGACGTGAGTAcagtgccctctagtggtctaAGAAATATTCTACAGTTTTATCGTtttgccactagagggcaaaAATCGCTTACCGTTCAACATTTTGTGTACTTCACGGTACCTCAACGCGTTAATAAAATGACGTTTGGAACAGAAAttagattaaaaataataagttATTTGTATGTGTACACGTGTTCATTAAATCAAGGTCAagccaaaaatgtgtttgtgattATAACTTCATCAAATCATACTGATGAATTTGgcttgttattttcactttgctTATTTTCTGACATCCACAGTTGTGCACACAGGTCCACCGTCTGTCTGCTGGTGGGCCGCTTGTGCGCGGGTGGTCCGGtccagatggaggagggacggATTAACACCACGCGTGCCCTGAAGGAGAGGTGGGCGGGGCATAATCGAGAAATGGAGGTGAGATGAACATCTGACAGACACATGTGCTCCGAGGCCTGCAGACCTGGTTCCTCCGCACTCGCTATGCGTAGTCAAACCAACTgtacatttttctttaatgaataaaacacatatattttttttgcagagatGCAAGATGATTATTTAACGGTAAGAAATGTATAAAGTAATCATTCTTGCAGAGTTCTGCGTCTGGCTTGTGTCTGTTAACAGGACTAAGTGAGGACAATCTTTTGAACAATTCTTCTGTGTCTCCATGAAGGCTGTATACAAACTTTAGCCAAGAATCTAACATGAGCAAGATGTGTTGTGCTGCCTGACTTCAAATTATATTGATGTGTTTCTGTTTGTATTTGAAGACTTCCTGGTTTGGCCTTCACCTGATGCTGCGTGTTTGGACATCGCCagtgtggaaaaacaacattagTGTGAGTTACCTGCAACtgttaaatgttatttttgttgatgctGTGCTTGTTAGCTTTATTAGAGTTCATCTcaccgtgtgtgtttgtgtgtgagtgtaacAACGTTGCTCTTGTGTAGCAGAACGAGTGAATGTTGTTGCAGTGCACGCTGCACAGGTTATTTGGGGTAGTAAATACTGGGAATTTGAGTGTTTGCACCATTTCACAAAGGATTAGTTGTCATTTATTGTAAATAGGAAATTGACATTGGCCAAAATATTTGCTTCACCAAAAATTCAGTTTTTCAAAGATGTAACTTTTGCTCTGAATATTTCCACATCTGGAATATCAATGAGTTAGTTCTATTAATGTTACATTATtgtgaaatacaaaaaaagtggaataaatagaaatcatagtttgatttgttttgtaatgttcacttgttttttaatgaaatatattcatattaaCTCACACAATCGGCATATCGTACATTTCAGTTTGATTAGTACTGATGATTAAACGTGTTAAaaagagctaaaaaaaaaaagccagataCATTTGAAGAGGAAGCACATTCTCTGTCCACTGAATTATTTCCAAATACACTTTCATTGTGTGATAAGTGTTAAATGATTATTCtgaatttggggaaaaaaaagaaaaaggagataTGCAATTTAAAAAGCACTATAAATGGCCATCAAGCAATTGCAGGACTAAAGCAAAAGGATTGTTTTGGATCCTTAAAGATGTAATTAGGTGTCCTCCCATGAAGTGATACAGCATAGGTCAAGGGAAAGTTCCTGTCCAAAGGCTGGATGGACGTGCAGATGTCCAAAGCAGACGGCAATCTCTTGGAAAGAAGTGAAGGAATCAAAGTTCTTATAGAGGGACTCCCGGGCCGAGCCTGGGTGCTTAAAAAACCTCCAAGGCTCAGTTGGCGGTATGGCTCAGGTTGAAGCAGAGGGATTCTGGTGGGTCCAGGTTGAAGAGCGCCCGGCAGGACAGAGTCGCTGACTGTCTTCCAAGGTTGCTGTTGTCTCGTGAAGCGTTTCCTCCGCCGAAGAAAGCTCCCGTTTGCAAACATATCGACCGACATGGGGTCCAAAGTCCAGAAATTTCCCTTTCCGGGAACGCCGGGCTCCCGGGGGATCTTGACGAAGCAGTCGTTCAAAGACAGGTTGTGTCGGATTGAGTTGTGCCAAGCGGGGAACTTGTTTCGATAGTAGGCAAAGTTCTGGCTGATGAAGTCACAGATCTGACTGAGGGTGAGTCTCTTCTTAGGGCTCTGGAGGATCGCCATGGTGATGAGAGCAATGTAAGAGTAAGGGGGCTTCACTGGAGAAGTAGAGATG
This window harbors:
- the lyl1 gene encoding T-cell acute lymphocytic leukemia protein 1 homolog; this encodes MMGRMNPSEPHTSPQPLPCPSPPSCASEDKEVRENTETAVLTAERIEPVVMETEGHQGGPVTSGSPTKSPTIASPPPLLPVKTNLGPLSPRPSSSTSSSSSLPSHIPVISLAHSKPPLAIPNPPLTALHPIPNKPPHLELRRTQLACLPGNGSGALPGSGGGGGPSMLPQTYLHSAHPFYSSSFLGTSGGSYSVISNVRVKRRPSSHFEMEIHDSGPPQKIARRVFTNSRERWRQQNVNGAFSELRKLIPTHPPDKKLSKNEILRLAVKYINFLVTLLDDQAQDERRDPEEDEDEPRKMDSSGLDNKLEPLYQCDTPPPSQGASPPSTSPAVTRTCRRNRDSTDSAIRLAGSATSSCSDSDVNSEDSFGTKTSVVTRGTLAKVKGQIRMVAATNEER
- the LOC119134515 gene encoding forkhead box protein D1-like, with amino-acid sequence MTLESKSTEHVHLGMWIGGEQQEDVDLSAREDQSDVMARLYGISTSPVKPPYSYIALITMAILQSPKKRLTLSQICDFISQNFAYYRNKFPAWHNSIRHNLSLNDCFVKIPREPGVPGKGNFWTLDPMSVDMFANGSFLRRRKRFTRQQQPWKTVSDSVLPGALQPGPTRIPLLQPEPYRQLSLGGFLSTQARPGSPSIRTLIPSLLSKRLPSALDICTSIQPLDRNFPLTYAVSLHGRTPNYIFKDPKQSFCFSPAIA